A genome region from Glycine max cultivar Williams 82 chromosome 5, Glycine_max_v4.0, whole genome shotgun sequence includes the following:
- the LOC102667890 gene encoding uncharacterized protein, whose amino-acid sequence MRDEEEEKKEEGEKYKSKESGAEVSTIKTKTKSQLAQEAGRVIPLVSSKEASRIGNLKIEPTRMTLQLTNCSITRPVRVVEDVLIKVHQLTFSVDFVIMDIKEDVEIPLILGRPFMVTAKYVVDMGKGNLEMSLEDQKATFNLFEGSKHPSDSKTCFKVGEIEKKANLVGGHLNYVFLEEDEAKQVVDHIDSSSVFLRQRPEPFQTFHQLLHQ is encoded by the exons ATGCGtgatgaggaagaagaaaagaaagaagagggaGAAAAATATAAGAGCAAAGAGAGTGGTGCTGAGGTCTCAACTATTAAGACCAAGACCAAAAGCCAGTTAGCTCAAGAGGCCGGAAGAGTGATACCACTAGTTTCATCAAAGGAGGCATC GAGAATAGGAAACCTAAAGATTGAACCTACAAGGATGACGCTCCAGCTGACAAACTGTTCCATCACAAGACCAGTCAGAGTGGTAGAAGACGTCCTGATCAAAGTCCATCAACTCACTTTTTCGGTGGACTTTGTAATCATGGACATTAAAGAAGATGTTGAGATCCCCTTGATTCTGGGTCGACCATTCATGGTGACTGCAAAGTATGTTGTGGACATGGGGAAGGGCAACTTGGAGATGAGTTTGGAAGACCAGAAAGCCACCTTCAACTTGTTTGAGGGAAGTAAGCATCCTAGTGATAGCAAGACTTGTTTTAAGGTGGgggaaattgagaaaaaagCTAACCTCGTTGGGGGGCACCTGAATTATGTGTtcctagaagaagatgaagccaAACAAGTTGTGGATCATATAGACTCTTCTAGTGTCTTTCTCAGGCAAAGACCCGAGCCATTCCAGACATTCCACCAGCTCCTCCACCAGTGA